From a single Myotis daubentonii chromosome 5, mMyoDau2.1, whole genome shotgun sequence genomic region:
- the POLR3D gene encoding DNA-directed RNA polymerase III subunit RPC4: MSGGKAAGEPSAPGAPRALLSGARGLIGQRPTPHLTPGRLPSIRSRDLTLGGVKKKTFTPNIISRKIKEEPKEEVTIKKEKRERDRDRQREGHGRGRGRPEVIQSHSIFEQGPAEMMKKKGNWDKTVDVSDMGPSHIINIKKEKRETDEETKQILRMLEKDDFIDDPGLRNDTRNMPVQLPLAHSGWLFKEENEEPDVKPWLAGPKEEDMEVDVPVVKVKEEPRDEEEEAKMKAPPRAARKTPGLPKDVSVAELLRELSLTQEEELLFLQLPDTLPGQPPTQDIKPIKTEVQSEDGQMVVVKQEKDREARLAENACTLADLTEGQVGKLLIRKSGKVQLLLGKVTLDVTMGTACSFLQELVSVGLGDSRTGDMTVLGHVKHKLVCSPNFESLLDHKHR; encoded by the exons ATGTCGGGAGGAAAGGCCGCGGGCGAGCCCAGCGCTCCGGGAGCGCCCCGCGCCCTCCTCTCTGGCGCCCGGGGGCTTATCGGACAGCGGCCGACGCCACACCTCACCCCGGGCCGCCTTCCCTCCATCCGCTCCCGGGATCTCACCCTCGGGGGAGTCAAGAAG AAAACCTTCACCCCAAATATCATCAGTCGGAAGATCAAGGAAGA ACCCAAGGAAGAAGTAACCATTAAGAAGGAGAAgcgtgagagggatagagaccgACAGCGAGAGGGTCATGGACGGGGCCGGGGGCGACCAGAAGTGATCCAGTCCCATTCCATCTTTGAGCAGGGCCCCGCTGAAATGATGAAGAAAAAGG GGAACTGGGATAAGACAGTGGATGTGTCGGACATGGGGCCCTCTCATATCATCAACAtcaaaaaagagaagagagagacagacgaAGAAACAAAACAGATCCTGCGCATGCTGGAGAAGGATGAT TTCATCGATGACCCTGGGCTGAGGAATGACACTCGAAACATGCCTGTACAGCTGCCTCTGGCTCACTCTGGGTGGTTGTTTAAGGAAGAGAATGAAGAACCAGATGTTAAAccttggctggctggccccaaggAAGAGGACATGGAGGTGGATGTGCCTGTTGTGAAAG TAAAAGAGGAGCCAcgagatgaggaggaggaggccaagATGAAGGCTCCTCCCAGAGCAGCCAGAAAGACCCCGGGCCTCCCAAAGGATGTATCTGTGGCAGAGCTGCTCAGGGAGCTGAGCCTTACGCAGGAGGAAGAGCTGCTGTTCCTCCAGCTGCCAGACACGCTCCCTGGCCAGCCGCCTACTCAGGACATCAAGCCTATCAAGACAGAGGTGCAGAGTGAAGATGGACAGATGGTGGTCGTGAAGCAGGAGAAAGACCGG gaagccaggctggcagagaatGCTTGTACCCTGGCTGACCTGACAGAGGGTCAGGTTGGCAAGCTGCTCATCCGCAAGTCAGGAAAGGTACAGCTCCTCCTGGGCAAGGTGACTCTGGATGTAACAATGGGAACTGCCTGCTCTTTTCTGCAG GAGCTGGTGTCCGTGGGCCTTGGAGACAGTAGGACGGGGGACATGACAGTCCTAGGACACGTAAAGCACAAACTTGTATGTTCCCCCAATTTTGAATCCCTCTTGGATCACAAACACCGGTAA